One segment of Mycolicibacterium baixiangningiae DNA contains the following:
- a CDS encoding YoaK family protein, producing the protein MSTRSEPRLLLAATMALTFVTGVVDAVGYLGLDRVFTGNMTGNIVILGMGVAGADELPVLGPAVALAAFTAGAFGAGLALRVSTAAGRQDRITLLLLLSGAAVLIGLTAAAAAAGDHPGALIQVVMAAATAAVMGQQAMVARALAVKDMTTVVVTSTLASLAGETWAAAATGRLVNRRAGAILVIFAGAVAGALLLRVHLAVPFALAAVLTVAVVAGIRRAQSRQAEPTTPKSPGDAAEADVGRRAVL; encoded by the coding sequence ATGTCGACACGCTCTGAGCCGAGGTTGCTGCTGGCCGCCACGATGGCGTTGACGTTCGTGACCGGGGTGGTGGACGCGGTCGGTTACCTCGGGCTGGACCGGGTGTTCACCGGCAACATGACCGGCAACATCGTGATCCTGGGCATGGGCGTCGCCGGGGCCGACGAACTGCCCGTACTGGGGCCGGCCGTCGCGCTCGCCGCGTTCACCGCGGGCGCGTTCGGCGCTGGTCTGGCGCTGCGGGTCTCGACGGCCGCCGGCAGACAGGATCGGATCACCCTGCTGCTGCTGCTGTCGGGAGCCGCCGTACTGATCGGCCTCACGGCCGCCGCAGCGGCAGCCGGTGACCACCCCGGCGCGCTGATCCAGGTGGTGATGGCTGCCGCCACCGCCGCCGTCATGGGCCAGCAGGCGATGGTGGCCCGGGCGCTCGCAGTGAAGGACATGACCACCGTGGTCGTCACGTCCACGCTGGCCAGCCTGGCCGGCGAGACATGGGCGGCAGCGGCCACCGGCCGGCTGGTCAACCGGCGGGCCGGGGCGATCCTGGTGATCTTCGCGGGCGCGGTGGCCGGCGCACTGCTGTTGAGGGTGCACCTCGCCGTGCCGTTCGCGCTTGCCGCGGTGCTCACGGTCGCCGTCGTGGCGGGAATTCGGCGGGCGCAGTCGCGCCAGGCGGAACCCACCACGCCGAAATCACCGGGCGACGCAGCGGAAGCCGATGTGGGTCGTCGCGCTGTCCTGTGA